From Nocardia sp. NBC_00416:
TCTCGCCGTGAGCGCGGCGTACGTGATCGCCTTCGAGCCGATGCGGCAGACCCGCTCCTACTGTGCGCTCATGCCGGACAGTATCGGCCTCTACCAGGGCAACCAGGTGTCGATGCGGGGCATCACCGTCGGCACCGTCACCCGGATCGCCCCGGCGGGCGCGAAGGTGCGCGTCGATTTCGAGGTCGACGCCGACCATCCGGTATACGCCGACGCCGGAGCCACCACGGTGTCGAACACGGTGGTCGCCGACCGCGAATTGGCGGTGCTGTCCAGCGGGAAGACCGCCGAGCAATGGGATCAGGGGCAGTGCCTCACCAAAACCCTGACCCCCAAGAGCTTGACCCAGACCGTCACCGCGCTCGCCGAACTGTCCGATCAGATCGGCGGTACCGAAACCGAGCCGAACGCGCTGGCCGGTGGTCTGGACGCGCTGGATTCGGCGTCGGCCGGCACCGGGCCGCAGATCAACCGTCTGATCGACCAGCTGGGCCGGGTCCTGGAATCGCCGGACGCCGATATCGCCCATCTGGCCGGTGTTTTCGACGCCTACGCGTCGGTGTCGAACAAGGTCGCCGAACACTGGGGTGACCTGAAAACGATGCTGACGCGCCTGGCGCCGACGCTGAACCAAGCGCACAGCGAGCTGCTGACGCCGGGGATCGCGCTGTTCGACGGGCTGGGCGAAGTGCTGCCGATGCTCAACGATCTCACCGTGATCCTGGCCGATCCGCTCATGTCGACGCTGGACGGTCTGGTGCCGCTGGTGAAACTGCTCCGCGCGAATGTGGGGTCGCTGAGCGAGATCGTGGGCACCACACCGGTGCTGGCGTCCGCGTTCCGGACGGTGACCGACCCGGCGACCGGGTCGCCCGGGCTCACCTACGCCCCACCGCGGGTGGCGATACCGCAGGAGCACGCCGACCAGGTGTGCGCGGCGGTGAACGCGTTGGCCCCCGGCCGGTGCGCCGGGGCGGCGAACGGCATGGTGGACCTGCAATTGGTGCAGTTGGTGCTGGGATCGGTGGGTACCCGGTGAGCGCCCGGATCACCGTCGAGATCACCCGGCTGCGGCGCGCGCTGGCCGCCT
This genomic window contains:
- a CDS encoding MlaD family protein encodes the protein MLKRILGSPGSMSIAGAVVVVLAVSAAYVIAFEPMRQTRSYCALMPDSIGLYQGNQVSMRGITVGTVTRIAPAGAKVRVDFEVDADHPVYADAGATTVSNTVVADRELAVLSSGKTAEQWDQGQCLTKTLTPKSLTQTVTALAELSDQIGGTETEPNALAGGLDALDSASAGTGPQINRLIDQLGRVLESPDADIAHLAGVFDAYASVSNKVAEHWGDLKTMLTRLAPTLNQAHSELLTPGIALFDGLGEVLPMLNDLTVILADPLMSTLDGLVPLVKLLRANVGSLSEIVGTTPVLASAFRTVTDPATGSPGLTYAPPRVAIPQEHADQVCAAVNALAPGRCAGAANGMVDLQLVQLVLGSVGTR